The Actinocatenispora sera genome has a window encoding:
- a CDS encoding MurR/RpiR family transcriptional regulator, producing the protein MGSSFPFDLAGLRAGLLSRLPGLRPSDAAVVRLAVDEPAFLVSATTAEAAERAGVSPATVVRAARAVGYDGFSELKLALARASGGVSIFMPPQQMSEAATTGELQEAILSSHAASIAAIRGTLDPAELDRAVALLDDAGRILVAGSGTSASVALDAAFRFTSIGLLAQASADHLSAMVVARLLTDADVLVAVSYSGVTPQTMDIVEAARAAGARVVAVTSFTASPLARTADVTLIAGGENLGLQLAASSSRLAHLAVVDLLHAAVARADMDRTRRAERLGIELPDGTA; encoded by the coding sequence ATGGGTTCCTCGTTCCCGTTCGACCTGGCCGGGCTGCGCGCCGGGTTGCTCTCCCGGCTGCCGGGGCTGCGACCGAGCGATGCCGCGGTCGTCCGGCTCGCGGTCGACGAGCCTGCGTTCCTGGTGTCGGCCACCACCGCCGAGGCCGCAGAACGGGCCGGCGTCTCGCCGGCCACCGTCGTGCGGGCCGCCCGTGCGGTCGGCTACGACGGCTTCAGCGAGTTGAAGCTCGCACTCGCCCGCGCCTCCGGCGGCGTCAGCATCTTCATGCCGCCGCAGCAGATGTCCGAGGCCGCCACCACCGGCGAGTTGCAGGAGGCGATCCTGTCCAGCCACGCCGCGAGCATCGCGGCGATCCGCGGCACCCTCGACCCCGCCGAGCTGGACCGCGCGGTGGCGCTGCTCGACGACGCCGGCCGGATCCTCGTCGCCGGCTCCGGTACCTCCGCGTCGGTCGCACTCGACGCCGCGTTCCGGTTCACCTCGATCGGGCTGCTCGCGCAGGCGTCCGCCGACCACCTGTCCGCGATGGTGGTGGCCCGGCTGCTGACCGACGCCGACGTGCTCGTCGCGGTCAGCTACTCGGGCGTGACGCCGCAGACGATGGACATCGTCGAGGCGGCCAGGGCCGCCGGCGCCCGCGTCGTCGCAGTCACCAGCTTCACCGCCTCGCCGCTGGCCCGCACCGCCGACGTCACGCTGATCGCCGGCGGCGAGAACCTCGGGCTGCAGCTCGCCGCCTCCAGCAGCCGGCTGGCCCACCTGGCCGTCGTCGACCTGCTGCACGCCGCCGTCGCCCGCGCCGACATGGACCGCACCCGCCGGGCCGAACGCCTCGGCATCGAACTGCCTGACGGTACGGCGTGA
- a CDS encoding DMT family transporter translates to MPPTIGFVLAAAVLHAVWNLAAKRYHGDGSVFVWSYMTLGAVLCLPLALLVLARDPGAWSWRLLIGPLVSALIHIVYSLVLQAGYKRAELTVVYPVARGVGPLLTVVVAVAVLGERPGLPALAGVALVLAGITVVTTLKRQHGGRPLASGLGYGAATGAMIAAYTLWDDHAVTRWDIAPIAYFGIAVTMQAALLTPAAVRRRDAIRPALTRYWREIATVAVLSPAAYLLVLVAMQRLPVTIVAPARESSIVVGSLLAWWLFKEAQPLRRVAGAAVVLTGITLIALA, encoded by the coding sequence ATGCCGCCGACGATCGGGTTCGTCCTTGCCGCCGCGGTGCTGCACGCGGTGTGGAACCTGGCCGCCAAGCGGTACCACGGCGACGGGTCGGTGTTCGTGTGGAGCTACATGACGCTCGGCGCGGTGCTGTGCCTGCCGCTGGCGCTGCTCGTGCTGGCCCGCGACCCCGGCGCCTGGTCGTGGCGGCTGCTGATCGGCCCGCTGGTCTCCGCGCTGATCCACATCGTCTACTCGCTCGTGCTGCAGGCCGGGTACAAGCGGGCCGAGCTGACCGTGGTGTACCCGGTCGCCCGCGGGGTCGGCCCGCTGCTGACCGTGGTCGTGGCCGTCGCCGTACTGGGGGAGCGGCCCGGCCTGCCCGCCCTCGCCGGCGTCGCGCTCGTGCTGGCGGGCATCACCGTGGTAACCACCCTCAAACGCCAGCACGGCGGGCGCCCCCTCGCCAGCGGCCTCGGCTACGGCGCCGCCACCGGGGCGATGATCGCCGCGTACACGCTGTGGGACGACCACGCGGTCACCCGCTGGGACATCGCCCCGATCGCGTACTTCGGCATCGCGGTGACCATGCAGGCCGCGCTGCTGACCCCGGCCGCGGTGCGCCGCCGGGACGCGATCCGGCCGGCGCTCACCCGGTACTGGCGCGAGATCGCGACCGTCGCCGTGCTGTCGCCGGCCGCGTACCTGCTGGTGCTGGTCGCCATGCAGCGGCTGCCGGTCACGATCGTCGCGCCGGCCCGGGAGTCGTCCATCGTGGTCGGTTCGCTGCTCGCCTGGTGGCTGTTCAAGGAGGCGCAACCGCTGCGCCGGGTGGCCGGCGCCGCCGTCGTGCTCACCGGCATCACCCTGATCGCCCTCGCCTGA
- a CDS encoding TetR/AcrR family transcriptional regulator, with protein sequence MSKGDALRDRTAAAIVDSAAVSLAERGQLVSMNEVARAAGVSRATLYRYFPNREALLHAMATTGVEQLAARVADADVPGLPVDEAVARLVRGFITVGSKYVALSAGGWVRTDEHPDVETLLTEPVRELFRRGIAEGALRPDLSPELLSELLSGLVKAALGMVAAGRLGAEEAAAGVVTVLLDGARAGARSPDRPGGPPLVP encoded by the coding sequence ATGAGCAAGGGTGATGCCCTGCGGGATCGCACCGCGGCCGCGATCGTCGACAGCGCCGCGGTGAGCCTGGCCGAGCGCGGCCAGCTCGTGAGCATGAACGAGGTCGCGCGCGCCGCCGGGGTCAGCCGCGCCACGCTCTACCGGTACTTCCCGAACCGCGAGGCGCTGCTGCACGCGATGGCCACCACCGGTGTCGAGCAGCTCGCGGCGCGGGTCGCCGATGCGGACGTGCCGGGCCTTCCGGTCGACGAGGCCGTCGCCCGGCTGGTGCGCGGGTTCATCACGGTCGGCAGCAAGTACGTCGCGCTGTCCGCCGGCGGGTGGGTGCGAACCGACGAGCATCCCGACGTCGAGACCCTGCTGACCGAACCGGTACGGGAACTGTTCCGCCGGGGCATCGCCGAGGGGGCGCTGCGCCCGGACCTCTCCCCCGAGCTGCTGAGCGAACTGCTCAGCGGCCTCGTCAAGGCCGCACTCGGGATGGTCGCCGCCGGCCGGCTCGGCGCCGAGGAGGCCGCCGCCGGAGTGGTCACGGTGCTCCTGGACGGGGCTCGCGCCGGCGCCCGGTCACCGGATCGGCCCGGCGGCCCACCGCTCGTGCCCTGA
- a CDS encoding putative quinol monooxygenase: protein MTADGRFSVYGKMTAKAGQRDELVARLADLLRLDTPGLEWCSVNATLEDPDTVWITEIWSDKATHDTETRSEAVVAATARLMELVAAPPEGCYGRVAHLHDVHAG from the coding sequence ATGACGGCGGACGGCAGGTTCAGCGTGTACGGGAAGATGACCGCGAAGGCCGGCCAGCGCGACGAACTCGTCGCCCGGCTGGCAGATCTGCTGCGGCTCGACACCCCCGGCCTGGAGTGGTGCAGCGTCAACGCCACGCTCGAGGACCCCGACACGGTCTGGATCACCGAGATCTGGAGCGACAAGGCGACCCACGACACCGAGACCCGGTCCGAGGCCGTCGTCGCGGCCACCGCCCGGTTGATGGAGCTGGTGGCCGCGCCGCCCGAGGGTTGCTACGGCCGCGTCGCGCACCTGCACGACGTGCACGCCGGGTAG
- a CDS encoding NADP-dependent oxidoreductase: MKAVRFHEYGGIDVLRVEDVPRPEPGPDQLLVEVRAAGIQPGEAHIRSGALHARWPATFPSGQGSDLAGVVVALGPEVRGFAVGDEVLGFTHRRASHAQYVAVDDVHVVHRPRGVSWDVAGALYVAGTTAYATVFATDPTPSDTVVVSGAAGGVGSLAVQLARRRGATVIGLASTGNHGWLREHGVVPVAYGDGVADRIRAAAGGRVDAFIDTIGNGYVELAASLGVRPERIDTIRDWRAAAKVGARTYGEGSAASAVVLGELARLAAGGELEVPIARSYPLESVREAFRDLERGHTHGKIVLHP; the protein is encoded by the coding sequence ATGAAGGCGGTCCGGTTCCACGAGTACGGCGGGATCGACGTGCTGCGCGTCGAGGACGTGCCGCGCCCGGAACCGGGACCCGACCAACTGCTGGTCGAGGTCCGGGCGGCCGGCATCCAGCCGGGCGAGGCGCACATCCGGTCCGGCGCGCTGCATGCCCGCTGGCCGGCCACGTTCCCGTCCGGTCAGGGCAGCGACCTGGCCGGGGTGGTCGTCGCGCTCGGCCCGGAGGTACGCGGGTTCGCGGTGGGCGACGAGGTGCTCGGGTTCACCCACCGGCGGGCCAGCCACGCGCAGTACGTCGCGGTCGACGACGTGCACGTGGTGCACCGGCCGCGCGGCGTGTCCTGGGACGTCGCCGGCGCTCTGTACGTCGCCGGTACCACCGCGTACGCCACGGTGTTCGCCACCGATCCGACGCCGTCGGACACCGTCGTGGTGTCCGGCGCTGCCGGCGGGGTCGGTTCGCTCGCGGTACAGCTGGCGCGCCGGCGCGGGGCGACGGTGATCGGACTGGCCAGTACCGGCAACCATGGCTGGCTGCGCGAGCACGGTGTGGTGCCGGTCGCCTACGGCGACGGGGTCGCCGACCGGATCCGGGCCGCCGCCGGCGGCCGGGTGGACGCGTTCATCGACACGATCGGCAACGGGTACGTCGAGCTGGCAGCGTCGTTGGGGGTGCGGCCGGAGCGCATCGACACGATCCGCGACTGGCGGGCGGCGGCGAAGGTCGGCGCCCGTACCTACGGCGAGGGTTCGGCGGCCTCCGCGGTGGTGCTCGGCGAGCTGGCCCGGCTGGCCGCCGGCGGCGAGCTGGAGGTGCCGATCGCGCGCAGCTATCCGCTGGAGTCGGTCCGCGAGGCGTTCCGCGACCTGGAGCGGGGCCACACCCACGGCAAGATCGTCCTGCACCCCTGA
- a CDS encoding HEAT repeat domain-containing protein has protein sequence MTETPQPPDPQVKRDASALIRALRRRRFGREKNAPRRERIERDAAEALGDLGDQRALVPLRDWAVRHCDDLFLHGKAITSMGRIGGPAAADLLIGLLVQPPGTLTDAVSIGIWQASIARALAVVGDPRAIEPLTAVAYRSQSANYARTVTGAVREIGGPAAGDALLRLLTTPPNTTMQEMVLAHAVDDLGQLGEPRAVGPIAVWSRTEQANEYSGATIRSLLRIGGAGAVDALLDLIADPPATATRIQWQTQAATALGMLADQRALPRLQVLVPRLPQDQVRDEVITAIGAIGGPAAADILLGLLAEPPGDTAQARSGVTAAAARALGTAADPRALPTLQELVERSDDAGLRIAAVAGIGHVGGTAAADVLLRMVADPPLREAAAAALGGTGDPRALTLLLQYLHDGTVPAPVVTEALGRLGDQQAVEPLRTHLLAALAAPGEPSTTYASFAQALGALGDSSAVGPLRELLGSSYDNMLSKPTDAQFAAVVRSLALIGGPSAASTLDSLHIREPTAEQLKQAERSDNDYGYYQLLSSVKRHKDLVDAQRTVRRS, from the coding sequence ATGACCGAAACTCCCCAACCACCCGATCCGCAGGTCAAGCGCGACGCGTCGGCACTGATCCGGGCGCTGCGCCGGAGGCGCTTCGGGCGGGAGAAGAACGCGCCGCGGCGGGAGAGGATCGAACGGGACGCGGCCGAGGCGCTGGGCGACCTCGGAGATCAGCGAGCGCTCGTGCCCCTGCGCGACTGGGCCGTCCGCCACTGCGATGACCTGTTCCTCCACGGCAAGGCCATCACGAGCATGGGCAGGATCGGTGGCCCGGCCGCCGCGGACCTGCTGATCGGGCTGCTGGTCCAGCCGCCGGGCACGCTCACCGACGCGGTTTCCATCGGCATCTGGCAGGCCTCCATCGCCCGCGCGCTGGCGGTGGTCGGCGACCCGCGCGCGATCGAGCCGCTGACCGCGGTGGCCTACCGGAGCCAGTCGGCCAACTATGCCCGCACCGTCACCGGAGCCGTGCGCGAAATCGGTGGGCCGGCCGCCGGCGACGCACTGCTGCGCCTGTTGACCACGCCGCCCAACACCACCATGCAGGAGATGGTGCTGGCGCACGCGGTGGATGATCTCGGGCAGCTCGGCGAGCCGCGTGCCGTCGGACCCATCGCGGTGTGGTCGCGCACCGAGCAGGCGAACGAGTACAGCGGAGCCACGATCCGCAGCCTCCTGCGCATCGGCGGCGCCGGCGCGGTCGACGCGCTCCTGGACCTGATCGCCGATCCACCTGCCACGGCGACCCGCATCCAGTGGCAGACCCAGGCGGCGACGGCGCTGGGCATGCTGGCCGATCAGCGAGCCCTCCCCCGCCTCCAGGTCCTGGTCCCCAGGCTGCCCCAGGATCAGGTTCGGGACGAGGTGATCACCGCAATCGGCGCCATCGGCGGCCCCGCCGCCGCGGACATCCTGCTCGGACTGTTGGCCGAACCGCCCGGGGACACGGCGCAGGCCCGTAGCGGCGTGACCGCCGCCGCGGCGCGGGCGCTGGGCACCGCAGCCGATCCACGAGCGCTGCCCACCCTGCAGGAGCTCGTCGAGCGCAGCGACGATGCCGGGCTGCGCATCGCGGCCGTTGCCGGAATCGGCCACGTCGGTGGCACCGCCGCGGCCGACGTCCTGTTGAGAATGGTGGCCGATCCGCCACTGCGGGAAGCGGCCGCGGCCGCCCTGGGCGGCACGGGCGATCCGCGCGCGCTCACCCTGCTCCTGCAGTACCTGCACGATGGCACCGTCCCGGCCCCGGTCGTGACGGAGGCGCTCGGCCGGCTCGGCGACCAGCAGGCCGTCGAACCGCTTCGCACCCACCTGCTGGCCGCGCTGGCCGCGCCGGGCGAGCCATCCACGACCTACGCGTCGTTCGCTCAGGCACTCGGCGCGCTCGGCGATTCCAGTGCGGTGGGTCCGCTGCGCGAGCTGCTCGGATCGTCGTACGACAACATGCTGTCGAAACCGACCGACGCGCAGTTCGCCGCCGTGGTCAGGTCGCTGGCTCTCATCGGTGGCCCCAGCGCCGCAAGCACGCTGGACAGCCTGCACATCCGCGAACCCACCGCGGAACAACTCAAACAAGCCGAGCGCTCAGACAACGACTACGGGTACTACCAGCTGCTCTCCAGCGTCAAACGCCACAAGGACTTGGTGGACGCGCAACGCACGGTGCGGCGAAGCTAA